One window from the genome of Mucilaginibacter ginsenosidivorans encodes:
- a CDS encoding peptidylprolyl isomerase: MKRLLTLLLIFTTATAFAGKPKNQYVRIKTSYGECIIRLYNETPQHRDNFIKLVKKGFYNGTLFHRVIQNFMIQGGDPDSKDPKKATPGAELGNGDLGYTVPAEFRDSIFHKRGVLAAARDDNPKKASSACQFYIVEGKRYTTGKLDTLEKAPRMNGHKFPEWQRKWYQSVGGTPQLDQNYTVYGEVVSGIDMVDRIAAVKKDERDRPVEDIPMTVELLKKRECKQLDKLLYPPAP, translated from the coding sequence ATGAAAAGACTTCTCACCCTGCTACTGATCTTCACGACGGCAACGGCCTTTGCCGGTAAACCAAAGAACCAGTACGTACGCATCAAAACCAGTTATGGCGAGTGCATCATCCGCCTGTATAACGAGACCCCGCAGCATCGTGATAATTTTATCAAACTGGTGAAAAAAGGTTTTTATAACGGCACGCTGTTTCACCGGGTGATACAAAACTTTATGATACAGGGCGGCGACCCGGATTCGAAAGACCCGAAAAAAGCAACGCCCGGCGCCGAGTTAGGCAATGGCGACCTGGGCTATACCGTTCCGGCTGAATTTCGCGACAGTATTTTTCATAAACGCGGTGTATTAGCTGCAGCGAGGGATGACAACCCTAAAAAAGCATCGAGCGCCTGCCAGTTTTATATTGTGGAAGGCAAGCGCTACACCACCGGTAAACTGGACACATTGGAAAAAGCGCCCCGCATGAACGGCCACAAGTTCCCTGAATGGCAGCGGAAATGGTACCAAAGTGTGGGCGGAACACCGCAGCTGGATCAGAATTATACGGTTTACGGCGAAGTGGTTTCGGGTATCGATATGGTCGACCGTATAGCCGCCGTTAAAAAAGATGAACGCGACCGGCCGGTGGAGGATATACCGATGACGGTTGAATTGCTGAAAAAGAGGGAATGTAAGCAGTTGGATAAATTACTTTATCCCCCCGCCCCCTGA
- a CDS encoding exodeoxyribonuclease III, with protein sequence MKIVTYNVNGIRSAISKNWLAWLQAVDADVVCLQEIKATPEVLTDLFLVEQLGYQHYWYPAEKKGYSGTAIFTKQTPKHVEYGCGIPHYDLEGRNIRVDFEDVSVMSVYFPSGSSGDERQDFKYKFLDEFGEYINQLKWAYPNLVVCGDYNICHRPIDIHNPKSNANSSGFLPAERDWMENFINSGFIDSFRHVNKEPHNYTWWSFRANSRAKNLGWRIDYIMVTHALEAHIKRAAILPEARHSDHCPVMLELDL encoded by the coding sequence ATGAAAATAGTTACCTATAACGTCAACGGTATACGCTCGGCTATCAGCAAAAACTGGCTGGCCTGGCTGCAGGCTGTTGATGCCGACGTGGTTTGCCTGCAGGAGATAAAAGCCACGCCTGAAGTGCTGACCGATCTTTTTTTGGTCGAACAACTCGGTTACCAGCATTACTGGTATCCTGCCGAAAAGAAAGGCTACAGCGGCACGGCCATCTTCACCAAACAAACGCCCAAACACGTGGAATATGGCTGCGGCATCCCGCATTACGACCTTGAAGGGCGCAATATCCGGGTCGATTTTGAGGATGTATCGGTGATGAGTGTTTACTTTCCATCCGGTTCAAGCGGCGATGAAAGGCAGGACTTCAAATACAAGTTCCTGGATGAATTTGGCGAATACATCAATCAATTGAAATGGGCCTACCCCAACCTGGTGGTGTGTGGCGACTATAACATCTGCCACCGCCCCATTGATATCCACAATCCCAAATCGAACGCCAACTCTTCGGGCTTTTTACCTGCCGAAAGGGACTGGATGGAGAATTTTATCAATTCCGGTTTTATCGACAGCTTCCGGCATGTAAATAAAGAGCCTCACAATTATACCTGGTGGAGTTTCCGCGCCAATTCACGCGCAAAGAACCTGGGCTGGCGTATCGATTATATTATGGTAACACACGCGCTTGAAGCGCACATTAAACGCGCTGCCATATTACCCGAGGCCCGGCACTCGGATCATTGCCCGGTAATGCTGGAATTGGATTTATAA
- the lepB gene encoding signal peptidase I, with protein sequence MNWNIFKRKPKAERKKKSKTREWVDAIVFAVIAATIIRGLLFSAYAIPSGSMEGTQLVGDYLFVSKISYGPRIANTPLAIPFTEPKVFGIKTYLSFLQLPYWRLPGTSEVKKGDIVVFNKPDEADLEHSIPVDERTSLIKRCQATPGDTLTIVNTQVFINGKAAPNAPNQQTSYLVTTNGIPINPQIMTDFSMETISIKDSNTFEMIIPKEHLAELKSYSNIKSIITYIRSAKDPDPEVFPHDAKFKWNEDNFGPLIMPKRGWTIPLNDSTMTLYRRAIEVYENNKVAVNGKDFYINGKKADTYTFKMNYYWMMGDNRHNSLDCRFWGYVPEDHIVGKAMMTFFSTDSTKGLFSGKIRWNRIFKPIN encoded by the coding sequence ATGAACTGGAACATTTTTAAAAGAAAGCCAAAAGCAGAACGTAAAAAGAAATCAAAAACCCGCGAATGGGTAGATGCCATTGTATTCGCTGTTATTGCGGCTACGATTATACGCGGTTTACTCTTTTCCGCTTACGCCATACCGTCCGGATCGATGGAAGGAACACAACTGGTTGGCGATTACCTTTTTGTAAGCAAGATCAGCTACGGGCCGCGCATTGCGAATACCCCGCTTGCCATACCCTTTACCGAGCCCAAAGTATTCGGCATCAAAACCTATCTGAGCTTTCTGCAGCTGCCCTACTGGCGTCTGCCGGGAACCAGCGAAGTGAAGAAAGGGGACATTGTGGTATTTAACAAGCCAGATGAGGCCGACCTGGAGCATAGCATACCGGTGGATGAACGTACATCTCTGATCAAACGCTGCCAGGCCACGCCGGGCGATACGCTGACCATTGTGAACACCCAAGTGTTTATCAACGGCAAAGCGGCGCCCAATGCCCCTAACCAGCAAACATCTTACCTGGTTACTACGAACGGCATCCCGATAAACCCGCAGATCATGACGGATTTCAGTATGGAAACCATCAGTATAAAGGATTCGAATACCTTCGAGATGATAATCCCAAAGGAACACCTGGCCGAGTTAAAAAGCTATTCCAATATCAAGAGCATCATTACCTATATCCGCAGCGCTAAAGACCCCGACCCGGAAGTGTTCCCCCACGACGCTAAATTCAAATGGAACGAAGATAATTTTGGCCCCTTGATCATGCCAAAAAGAGGCTGGACAATTCCGCTTAACGATTCGACCATGACGCTGTACCGAAGGGCGATCGAGGTTTATGAGAATAACAAGGTAGCGGTTAACGGCAAGGATTTTTACATCAACGGTAAAAAAGCGGATACTTATACCTTTAAAATGAATTATTACTGGATGATGGGCGACAACCGCCATAACTCATTGGACTGCCGCTTTTGGGGTTATGTACCCGAGGATCACATCGTTGGCAAGGCCATGATGACCTTTTTCAGTACCGATTCGACCAAAGGTCTTTTCAGTGGCAAGATACGCTGGAACAGGATATTTAAACCGATCAATTGA
- the efp gene encoding elongation factor P, with amino-acid sequence MAKASDIKNGNILRFNGELVQVEEFIHRTPGNLRAFYQARMRNVKTGKLVEYRFRTDEEVDIARVETNDYQYLYEDGNDLVIMDNTTYEQHNVPKFLFGNAVKFLKEGINVIVAFESDEPIMAKAPSSVELEITYTEPAVAGNTSTNALKNATVETGAEIKVPLFINIGDKVKVDTAAGAYVERVKG; translated from the coding sequence ATGGCTAAAGCATCTGATATAAAAAATGGGAATATCCTCCGCTTTAACGGTGAGTTGGTGCAGGTTGAGGAGTTTATACACCGTACCCCCGGTAACCTGCGTGCCTTTTACCAGGCACGCATGCGTAATGTGAAGACCGGTAAACTGGTTGAATACCGTTTCCGTACCGACGAGGAAGTAGACATAGCGCGCGTTGAAACCAACGATTACCAATACCTTTACGAGGATGGCAACGACCTGGTAATAATGGATAACACTACTTACGAACAACACAATGTGCCTAAATTTTTATTTGGCAATGCTGTAAAGTTTTTGAAGGAAGGCATTAACGTTATTGTAGCTTTTGAAAGTGATGAGCCTATAATGGCAAAGGCGCCATCATCCGTCGAACTGGAAATTACTTATACCGAACCGGCTGTTGCAGGCAATACATCTACCAATGCTTTGAAAAATGCGACCGTTGAAACCGGCGCCGAGATCAAAGTGCCGTTGTTCATCAACATAGGCGACAAAGTGAAGGTTGATACTGCCGCCGGCGCGTACGTGGAGCGTGTAAAAGGTTAA
- a CDS encoding class I SAM-dependent rRNA methyltransferase has translation MFDVILKKGKEKAVVQRHPWLFSGAIERVKGKPANGDIVRLLNDKGDFMAYGFYNSQSRVALRLLEWNESVEIDENWYRKRVAMAVASRSEILNDNNNTCRLIFSEADYLPGLIVDKYADYLAVQVLTSGMEREMPVIIDELQKLLNPVGIFDKSDAASRVHEGLGTINQVLAGQHPPGIVEVVENGIRYGINIAEGQKSGFYCDQRDNRRIVAAHAKGKRVLDCFCYTGGFTLNALKSGALSVTSVDSSALAIETLKTNIGLNKLDISKHTTIQSDVNKQLRALREDGQQFDIVVLDPPKYAPSRSALDKAMRAYKDLNRLGMLLLESGGLLATFSCSGAMDIDTFKQVLAWAALDAGKEVQFIYQFCQPEDHPVRASFPEGEYLKGLLCRVL, from the coding sequence ATGTTTGATGTGATATTAAAAAAGGGCAAGGAAAAGGCAGTGGTACAGCGCCATCCCTGGCTATTTTCCGGGGCGATAGAGCGGGTAAAAGGCAAACCGGCAAACGGCGATATCGTTCGCTTACTGAACGACAAAGGCGACTTTATGGCTTACGGTTTTTATAACAGCCAGTCGCGGGTGGCCTTGCGCCTATTGGAATGGAACGAAAGCGTAGAAATTGATGAGAATTGGTACCGGAAGAGAGTAGCAATGGCGGTGGCGAGCCGCAGCGAAATTTTGAACGATAATAACAACACTTGCCGTTTGATCTTCAGCGAGGCGGATTACCTGCCGGGGTTGATCGTAGATAAATACGCCGATTACCTGGCGGTGCAGGTACTTACGTCGGGCATGGAAAGGGAAATGCCCGTGATCATCGATGAACTGCAAAAGCTGCTAAACCCGGTGGGAATTTTCGACAAAAGCGATGCAGCATCGCGGGTGCATGAAGGTTTGGGAACGATTAACCAGGTACTTGCCGGTCAACATCCTCCTGGGATAGTTGAAGTGGTTGAAAATGGTATCCGTTACGGCATCAATATCGCCGAAGGGCAAAAATCAGGCTTCTATTGCGACCAGCGCGATAACCGCCGGATTGTAGCCGCACATGCTAAAGGGAAACGTGTGCTCGACTGCTTTTGCTATACCGGTGGTTTTACACTGAATGCGCTGAAAAGCGGCGCTTTATCGGTGACCAGCGTGGATAGCTCTGCCCTTGCTATCGAAACTTTGAAGACCAATATCGGGTTGAACAAACTTGATATATCCAAACACACCACCATCCAGTCCGATGTCAACAAGCAACTGCGGGCACTGCGCGAGGATGGACAACAATTTGATATTGTTGTACTCGATCCGCCGAAGTATGCGCCATCGCGGTCTGCGCTTGATAAGGCCATGCGCGCTTATAAGGATCTGAACCGGCTGGGCATGTTGCTGCTTGAAAGCGGTGGGTTACTGGCAACCTTTTCGTGTTCCGGTGCGATGGATATCGACACGTTTAAACAGGTACTGGCCTGGGCCGCGCTCGACGCGGGTAAAGAGGTACAATTCATTTACCAATTCTGCCAGCCTGAGGACCACCCGGTAAGGGCATCTTTCCCCGAAGGAGAATATCTGAAGGGGTTACTGTGCAGGGTTCTGTAG
- a CDS encoding RNA polymerase sigma factor — MESVYVDKHYHLVVECKQGSKKACFELYRLYSKAMLNVAFRIVGSIDEAEDVLQEAFLDAFNRVRDFRQETTFGLWLKQIVVHRAINLLRKRKLEMVELGEDQLDNIADEESGDDEEIQYKVAQVKEAMKELPEGYRLVLSLYLLEGYDHEEIGQILNISENTSRTQFLRAKRKLNEILIKKGIS, encoded by the coding sequence TTGGAATCCGTATACGTTGATAAACACTATCACCTGGTGGTTGAGTGCAAGCAGGGCAGTAAAAAAGCCTGTTTTGAACTTTACCGTTTGTATTCGAAAGCGATGCTAAACGTAGCTTTCAGGATTGTAGGTAGTATCGACGAGGCGGAAGATGTTTTACAGGAGGCTTTCCTTGATGCGTTTAACCGTGTAAGGGACTTCCGGCAGGAAACTACCTTCGGGCTGTGGCTGAAGCAGATCGTGGTGCACCGTGCCATTAACCTGCTGCGCAAACGCAAACTGGAGATGGTGGAGCTGGGCGAGGACCAGCTGGATAATATAGCGGATGAGGAGAGCGGGGATGACGAAGAGATACAATACAAGGTGGCGCAGGTGAAGGAAGCCATGAAGGAATTGCCGGAAGGTTACCGGTTGGTGCTGTCACTTTACCTGCTGGAGGGATATGATCACGAAGAGATAGGACAGATATTAAATATATCCGAAAACACCTCGAGAACGCAGTTTTTGAGGGCGAAGCGGAAACTGAACGAAATATTAATTAAGAAAGGAATATCATGA
- a CDS encoding SRPBCC family protein, producing the protein MTILTNEVTIHAPIEKIWKALTNVEALELYDPTVRKSTAIGSEKSGPGAKRRVEMMDGKNWFEEKVTIFKPNEALSYELTACSFPVERLNHRYSFEISDGRVKVKQVMQYQVKFGLFGKLLDTLMIRKQSDKGIKKFMAGLKSYVEKG; encoded by the coding sequence ATGACAATCTTAACCAACGAAGTCACTATCCATGCGCCCATTGAAAAAATATGGAAGGCATTGACCAACGTAGAAGCATTGGAACTGTACGATCCTACCGTCAGGAAATCTACTGCCATCGGCAGTGAAAAAAGCGGGCCGGGTGCCAAACGAAGAGTAGAGATGATGGATGGTAAGAACTGGTTTGAAGAAAAAGTGACGATCTTCAAACCGAATGAAGCCTTATCCTACGAGCTGACCGCCTGCTCTTTCCCGGTAGAGCGGCTTAATCACCGTTACAGTTTTGAAATTAGCGATGGCCGTGTTAAGGTAAAACAGGTAATGCAGTACCAGGTTAAGTTTGGGTTATTTGGAAAGTTGCTGGATACCCTGATGATCCGCAAACAATCGGACAAAGGGATAAAAAAATTCATGGCCGGGCTGAAATCCTATGTCGAAAAAGGCTAA
- a CDS encoding winged helix-turn-helix transcriptional regulator, which produces MAKQKRRSDCPISTALDIFGDKWTLLIIRDLMFKGKQHYVEFLQSEEKIATNILADRLHILEQHGIISKSIDPAHGSRYLYHLSVKGVDLLPMLVEMILWSARYDPATAADAEFIAAARQDLAGLLKTIKLGLKEKIAV; this is translated from the coding sequence ATGGCAAAACAAAAAAGACGATCGGATTGCCCCATCAGCACGGCGCTGGATATTTTCGGAGACAAATGGACGCTGCTCATCATCCGCGACCTGATGTTTAAAGGCAAACAGCATTACGTCGAGTTCCTGCAATCGGAGGAAAAGATCGCCACCAATATCCTGGCTGACCGTTTACATATACTGGAACAACATGGCATTATCAGTAAAAGTATCGACCCGGCCCACGGGTCCCGGTATCTTTACCACCTGAGCGTGAAAGGGGTCGACCTTTTACCCATGCTGGTGGAAATGATCCTTTGGAGTGCCAGGTATGACCCTGCTACCGCCGCTGATGCGGAGTTTATCGCGGCGGCGCGACAGGATTTGGCGGGTCTGCTGAAAACTATCAAACTTGGATTAAAAGAAAAAATAGCTGTTTAA
- a CDS encoding AraC family transcriptional regulator, which translates to MVLAHQKFDFNGKCLIEKVVIQAPFRFAANFQDEACFIYFAEGKTTINSASEQTTITQRESVLLKCGSYFADLLKYSDADRFEILVFHLYPDILRSIYNDEIPAFLKTSLKNTFIQKVATDMMVQKFVESLYFYLDHPSLVSNDLLELKIKELILLLVQSKNAASIVSLFAELFTPRILSIKEIIGAHLFSDLTISDLADLSNLSLSTFNRTFKTMFGDTPANYIKTKRLERAHELLSISSLTVSEIAFQTCFPTLAHFSRSFKERYQCSPSAYRLSIAPDAFK; encoded by the coding sequence ATGGTACTGGCTCATCAAAAATTTGATTTCAACGGTAAATGCCTGATAGAAAAAGTTGTAATCCAGGCACCTTTCCGATTTGCGGCAAACTTCCAGGACGAGGCATGCTTCATCTATTTTGCAGAAGGCAAAACAACTATCAACTCGGCGAGCGAACAAACCACCATCACGCAACGCGAATCCGTTTTGCTGAAATGCGGAAGTTATTTTGCTGACCTGCTGAAGTACAGTGATGCCGACCGGTTTGAGATCCTGGTTTTTCACCTTTATCCCGACATTCTCCGAAGTATCTACAACGACGAAATCCCTGCTTTTTTAAAGACATCTTTAAAAAACACCTTCATTCAAAAAGTAGCGACCGATATGATGGTTCAAAAATTTGTAGAGAGCTTATATTTCTATTTGGATCATCCATCATTGGTCAGTAACGATTTGCTGGAACTTAAAATAAAGGAGCTGATATTACTTTTGGTACAAAGCAAAAACGCTGCGTCCATCGTCAGCCTATTTGCCGAATTGTTTACTCCCCGGATCTTAAGCATAAAGGAAATTATCGGTGCCCATTTATTCTCTGATTTAACTATAAGCGACCTGGCGGATTTATCCAACCTTAGTTTATCAACCTTCAACCGGACATTTAAAACGATGTTTGGCGATACCCCGGCCAATTATATTAAAACAAAACGACTTGAACGGGCACATGAGCTACTTTCTATAAGTTCATTAACGGTCAGCGAAATTGCCTTTCAAACCTGCTTCCCCACCCTTGCGCATTTTTCAAGATCCTTCAAGGAGCGTTACCAATGTTCGCCGAGCGCATACCGGTTATCAATTGCGCCAGATGCTTTTAAGTAG
- a CDS encoding SDR family oxidoreductase: MDLSNNTILITGGGSGIGFTLAKKFIQLNNRVIICGRNLEKLKAAKQKYPSIEIIQCDVSDEHSVETLVQEILETHPNLNFLVNNAGIMKMWNIRRETTNIREQKKEILTNFFGTVQLTQSLIPHLLGQKNSAVLNVSSGLAFVPMSAAPIYNATKAAIHSYSISIRQQLQNTAIKIFEVLPAAIETQMATDMEKIIGIENSGPKMSPEKLAELTIKGIKNDTYEIRPGMANMLYHLHRFTPSLAQNMIRKQSEKILLKL, encoded by the coding sequence GTGGATTTAAGCAATAATACAATTTTAATTACCGGTGGTGGTTCGGGCATTGGGTTTACCTTAGCTAAAAAATTCATCCAATTAAATAACCGGGTGATCATTTGCGGAAGAAATTTAGAAAAATTAAAAGCCGCCAAGCAAAAATATCCATCTATTGAGATAATTCAGTGCGATGTTTCTGATGAACATTCGGTAGAAACATTGGTGCAGGAAATTCTGGAAACACATCCCAACCTTAATTTCCTGGTCAACAACGCCGGTATAATGAAAATGTGGAACATCCGGCGCGAAACCACAAATATCCGGGAACAGAAAAAAGAGATCCTGACTAATTTTTTTGGAACTGTTCAGCTTACACAATCGCTGATCCCACATTTATTAGGGCAAAAAAATAGCGCTGTCCTGAATGTTTCATCGGGGCTGGCGTTCGTACCGATGTCGGCAGCGCCAATTTACAACGCTACCAAAGCAGCCATACATTCTTATTCCATATCAATTCGCCAGCAATTACAGAACACGGCTATTAAAATATTTGAAGTATTACCTGCTGCCATCGAAACGCAAATGGCAACAGACATGGAAAAAATTATCGGTATTGAAAACAGCGGCCCGAAAATGTCCCCTGAAAAATTGGCAGAGTTAACCATAAAGGGAATAAAAAATGACACTTACGAAATACGTCCCGGTATGGCGAACATGCTTTATCACTTACATCGTTTCACTCCCTCGCTTGCCCAAAACATGATCAGAAAGCAATCGGAAAAAATATTACTCAAGCTCTGA
- a CDS encoding SDR family NAD(P)-dependent oxidoreductase — MKTIIDKNKFGPWAIVTGASSGIGKGFAQQLAADGLNLVLVARRVSLLEELGSELAKEFKIQYRTIEADLSEESAIKKISEATDDLEVGILISNAGTGNVGKFFSVELSEHSYILQLNAISHLSLIHYFGKKMASRERGAFF; from the coding sequence ATGAAAACCATAATCGACAAAAATAAATTTGGCCCTTGGGCAATTGTAACCGGCGCATCGTCGGGTATCGGTAAAGGATTTGCTCAACAACTTGCGGCAGACGGGCTGAATTTAGTACTTGTTGCACGGCGGGTGTCTCTTTTAGAAGAATTAGGCAGCGAGCTGGCAAAGGAATTTAAGATACAGTATCGAACAATTGAAGCCGATTTGTCAGAGGAAAGTGCGATCAAAAAAATTAGTGAAGCTACTGACGACCTTGAAGTAGGTATCTTAATTTCAAATGCAGGTACAGGAAATGTGGGCAAATTTTTCTCCGTTGAATTATCCGAGCACAGTTATATTTTGCAGCTTAACGCAATTTCGCACTTAAGCCTCATACACTATTTTGGTAAAAAAATGGCAAGCCGAGAAAGGGGGGCATTCTTTTGA
- a CDS encoding SDR family oxidoreductase, protein MGAIEGVPYMANDAGTKGYIQSLGKSLHNELMEFGLHVTVLVTTPTETPVFYKLGFTKKNTPVQPISIQQCVTEALSALSKNKVTVLPGLKFRIMAALTPGSLVRNMSGKMIKKNNGLI, encoded by the coding sequence ATGGGCGCCATAGAGGGTGTTCCCTATATGGCAAATGATGCCGGAACAAAAGGTTACATTCAAAGTTTGGGAAAAAGTTTACATAACGAACTTATGGAGTTTGGACTGCACGTTACAGTATTGGTAACAACCCCAACCGAAACGCCGGTGTTTTACAAACTCGGGTTTACCAAAAAAAATACGCCTGTTCAACCAATTTCAATACAACAATGTGTAACCGAAGCTCTTTCAGCTTTATCAAAAAATAAGGTCACTGTTTTGCCTGGTCTCAAATTCAGGATCATGGCTGCGCTTACACCAGGTTCGTTAGTAAGGAATATGAGCGGCAAAATGATAAAAAAGAATAACGGACTTATCTGA
- a CDS encoding DoxX family protein, whose product MDANTNIPKIRKIAFWITTTVIAIMYFVTGLGNILPFTHIAQDMARLGYPTYFLKIIGTWKILAATAIVIPRFDRVKEWVYAGMMFDLTGAALSRYFIGDPLPMVIIPLCLSILVTVNYVIRHALHNKVAGSTL is encoded by the coding sequence ATGGATGCAAACACCAACATTCCGAAGATCCGGAAGATCGCCTTTTGGATAACAACAACGGTAATAGCCATTATGTATTTTGTAACCGGACTGGGAAACATTTTGCCTTTTACTCACATAGCACAGGACATGGCCCGGCTGGGGTACCCAACCTACTTTTTAAAGATAATTGGCACCTGGAAAATATTAGCAGCAACAGCCATCGTCATTCCCCGTTTTGACAGGGTAAAAGAATGGGTTTATGCAGGTATGATGTTCGATTTGACGGGTGCCGCACTTTCCCGCTATTTTATTGGAGACCCCTTGCCGATGGTCATTATTCCGTTGTGCTTGTCCATTCTCGTAACAGTCAACTATGTGATCAGGCACGCTTTACATAATAAGGTGGCCGGCTCAACTTTATAG
- a CDS encoding lipocalin-like domain-containing protein, with protein sequence MKTENANIIGTWKLISFELINKTANKTFYPYGKTPIGTLIFSPDHYMSVAIMADNRENFTVESIQTGTEPEKIKAAQPLMSLRCQEFSGPTCR encoded by the coding sequence ATGAAAACTGAAAATGCGAATATAATAGGGACATGGAAACTTATAAGTTTCGAATTAATTAACAAAACAGCGAATAAAACCTTTTATCCATATGGTAAAACGCCCATAGGAACTTTGATATTTAGTCCCGATCACTATATGTCAGTTGCTATCATGGCGGATAACAGAGAAAATTTCACCGTTGAAAGCATCCAAACGGGTACGGAACCAGAAAAAATCAAGGCCGCTCAGCCACTCATGTCTCTGAGATGTCAGGAATTCAGCGGCCCAACGTGCCGGTAA
- a CDS encoding dihydrofolate reductase family protein — protein MRKIRIFEHISLDGVIEHDGDYTYGAWTTPYRSPAGAAALLEAYGPDFDLLLARHTYDIFSAFWPVAGDFPMANAINAATKYIATHRPESLEWGPVQHLDGDVIKAIRDLKSTDGPDLIVVGSSTLTSVLLDQGLADEVVLITYPVLLGRGKRLLSDNIGARELAFVESKTTPTGLLINTYRHVGPLNS, from the coding sequence ATGAGAAAGATCAGAATTTTTGAACATATTTCGCTGGATGGCGTGATAGAACACGACGGCGACTACACCTATGGCGCCTGGACAACACCTTATAGAAGCCCTGCCGGGGCGGCAGCCCTCCTTGAAGCGTATGGGCCAGACTTTGACCTGTTGCTTGCCCGCCATACCTACGATATATTCAGCGCTTTTTGGCCCGTTGCCGGAGATTTCCCTATGGCAAATGCCATAAATGCGGCAACAAAATACATTGCAACCCACAGGCCCGAAAGCCTGGAATGGGGACCAGTGCAGCACCTGGACGGGGACGTTATAAAGGCGATTCGCGATCTTAAATCAACGGACGGTCCTGACCTGATCGTGGTAGGAAGTTCAACACTGACTTCCGTGTTGCTTGACCAGGGCCTGGCTGACGAGGTTGTGCTCATCACGTACCCGGTTCTGCTGGGTAGGGGCAAACGCTTATTATCGGACAATATTGGCGCCCGGGAGCTTGCTTTTGTTGAATCGAAGACCACGCCCACGGGTTTGCTCATCAACACTTACCGGCACGTTGGGCCGCTGAATTCCTGA
- a CDS encoding alpha/beta fold hydrolase has protein sequence MKNLIKTPGLFKSILLIAIISITASRSNGQQLKPAESGYAPVNGIKVYYEVYGEGKPLVLLHGAFMTIEMNWGQMIPELSKTRKVIAIEMQGHGHTPFADRKLDLATMASDVDGVLNYLKVDNADVVGYSMGGSIAYQLTIQNPKRVKKLVIISSTYKSAGWLPVVTNGFKAMKPEFLTNTPLKTAYDAVAPDKTNWTKFLEQMIAFIKTPFDMGDANIAKITSPVLLISGDNDGLDKVELMKTYQLLGGGVAADMAPMPKSHLAVVPSQSHVSLMMQTKTILGYLEDFLK, from the coding sequence ATGAAAAATTTAATCAAAACACCTGGTCTCTTTAAATCAATCCTGCTGATCGCGATCATATCCATCACAGCATCACGGTCTAACGGGCAACAGCTTAAACCGGCCGAAAGCGGCTACGCTCCCGTTAATGGCATTAAAGTTTATTACGAAGTGTATGGTGAGGGCAAGCCCCTTGTTTTGCTGCACGGCGCTTTTATGACCATTGAGATGAATTGGGGGCAAATGATACCGGAACTATCAAAAACGAGGAAAGTAATTGCCATTGAAATGCAGGGACATGGACACACCCCGTTCGCGGACAGGAAGTTGGACCTGGCTACTATGGCAAGCGATGTGGACGGTGTATTGAATTATTTAAAAGTTGACAATGCTGATGTGGTGGGATACAGCATGGGGGGCTCCATTGCTTACCAGTTGACGATACAAAACCCAAAACGGGTTAAAAAATTAGTGATCATTTCTTCTACTTATAAAAGCGCTGGCTGGCTGCCTGTGGTAACCAATGGCTTTAAAGCTATGAAACCTGAATTTTTAACGAATACGCCTTTGAAAACGGCTTATGACGCTGTAGCGCCCGACAAAACAAATTGGACAAAGTTCCTGGAGCAAATGATCGCTTTTATCAAAACACCATTCGACATGGGTGATGCCAATATTGCGAAGATTACTTCGCCCGTATTGCTGATATCAGGTGATAATGATGGCCTGGATAAGGTAGAGTTAATGAAAACGTATCAATTACTGGGAGGTGGCGTGGCTGCTGATATGGCACCGATGCCAAAATCGCATTTGGCTGTTGTTCCGTCGCAGAGCCATGTCAGCCTGATGATGCAGACAAAAACAATATTAGGTTACCTGGAAGATTTTTTAAAGTAA